aatgtgagagaagcttccaggaattgaagaacaggttgacgacggcaccagtgttagcactcccagaaccgcataagccgtttgtagtcttcagtgatgcgtctaagttcggtttgggttgtgtccttatgcaggaaggacgggttgtagcctatgcatctcgtcagcttaaggaccatgagaagaattatccgacgcatgatctagagttggctgcgattgtttttgcactcaagatctggcggcatttcttgtatggggaagcttgtgaggtatttactgatcataagagcttgaagcatttgttttcccagaaaaatttgaatatgaggcagaggcgttggctagagctaatcagtgactatcagtgtgagatcaagtaccacccggggaaggctaacatagttgctgatgctttgagccggaagtctcatttggaggatgaagccgaaccgtcagaaatggattcgttactttatgggatgagaaggctccttatagagagttcgcagcaagtagagattttgtcttcggttctggacattcgggtaatagattttgaagaattgaaagctctccaaagaaaggatcagaagctgctgaacatcaggaaaagagtccgaaaatctcgagggccgttgcactatagcatggatagtgatggaatacttcggttccgagatcgcagagtgatcccaaaggactcagatttcaaggaacggatcatggcggaagctcatgcggccccgtattcagttcatcccggcagtacaaagatgtatcgagacttgaagaaaatttactggtgggatggaatgaagaaggacgttgccttatatgtggagaaatgccacacgtgtcgtcaggtaaaggccgagcatcagagacctgcaggtatgctccaacccctccctattcctgagtggaagtgggatgacatcacgatggatttcgtagtgggtttgccgagaacacctagtgggaagaactctgtttgggtgatcgtggaccggttaacgaagagtgctcattttctgcctgttaacaacaccgactctttgggtgagttgacccgtttgtatgttaaggagatagtgaggctacacggcataccaaagagtatagtgttggatcgggacccgaggttcacatcgcagttctggaagagtctgcaggcagctttgggtactaagttgaagttcagcactgcttatcacccgcagacagacggccagtcagagcgcaccatacagaccctggaagacatgttgcgagcatgtgccctggaattccaagggagttgggaaaatcatttgccgctcattgagtttgcctacaataacagctaccatgcgactattcagatggctccctatgaagctctttatggaagaaagtgtaggtcgcccttgtgttgggatgaagttggggagagtagaattattggacccgaaataattcaagaaatgcaaagccaagtccggatcattagagatataatggcggcagctcagagtcgccagaaaagctacgctgataccaggaggagagaattgtcatttgaagttggtgattgggtttatcttaaagtctctcccatgagaggtgttaagcgttttggtaagaaaaggaaactagatccgaggtacgtcggcccttttcagattctggagagagtagggtccgttgcctatagagttgctttgccggattattttggggatgttcatgatgtcttccacgtatcatccctgaagaagagctttggacagcaagagccacgcttcgtcgacccaacgagtattcagttgcaaccggatctcacttacgaggttgttccgtcgcagattttggattggaagaagcaacaattgaggtccaaaacgataccgttggttaaagtggcttggggagatccgttagctcaagacttctcttgggagcgagcagcggacatgagggagcagtacccgtatctgttcgaatgatgaaggtatgcattttaatcttgatctctgtTAGTTTGTGAGcatttatgtggcttgctttaagttggtagttgatttgcaatttcgaggacgaaattgtgtttaaggaggggaggatgtgatgacccgcttttaagtgtattttcgctgaaataattgtttctattttaattaatacatcagatattttattttattttagctgcGGTTTTAaggtcggtttttaatttattttaatttatttgaggttgtgttttatttcttttagttgtttttgtggttttaatctttttggcggtttgtttcttttcccggaatgaggactggacctcatttcttttcacatcttttttttctttttctctttttccttttttctttttcccttcttttcttttttcttctttttcttttttttctctttcttttctctctcctctctcccccgactcggaccccccccccgtgcactctctctcttctctctctctccctcacgccggcgtcaaccttccccagcccctaccgccgccgtccggccaccgttcggcctcccaccggtcccattctcttcctctccttccggtctaccttccctccaaaacccacccccaaccggccggccatttggccggaaaaagcccaacaagcacccacggttttcactccgatccgccgccgtcgctccacctccggccaccatttcttcaccacttcatcaccggtcccttgccgtcctaacccacccatttccggcctccatcgaccaccggagcagctcccacgagcttgttttccgatttgccattttcggccatttccggccattccgccgccacccacggccgtccgtcacttccaatagcttcacaaccacctctagaccattccctatcaatcccgtgtcctagtttgtccccgttcaaaagtgggtttttcggacccacggccacagtgaattttcactgtgacgttgctgtttttccgccgcttgcaacgccgcttgttttctaaaattgccgtatagcgctgtaagtattttccaaaccctactttcagatttaaatatatattgctcattccataaatatctgttgttggttgttgattccggactgagtccgaggagtttcgggggtcggatggatggaggacggagttacttgttttattgatttatattgttggattattttaatatgcattgatttggcatttcatggtgcgtGCACGTGTGTTTAtgggattgtgtgaaaagcctgtgtattggtgtgactggttttacgggtgcgtgtgtatcacgagcccaagccgggatgggttattatctcggtggagctcctctggtcactcgggagcggaataaactgagtgatgtcccctgagttatcgagagagatgacgggagcgggactaggggatgcttggctacgaacgtgccgggcatggaaccgggcatcgccctactcaccgactccgtggccctttgctggcgagggctagaggatgcttggctacgcacgcgcggggcgcggaactgggcatcgcttgttaggtgtcacatgcgtggtggtactctgcggtgtgacactggagccagggtgtgcggatgacccctaggggaggtcatggtgcatacgggttaaaattggataatggtttatgaggccaaatgtgacttttggcgtgggccagatggacttctggtgagatattgggccggatggacttccggcgagatattgggccaaatgtgacttttggcatgtttttcggaaaggatatgtttttgggtcatatgggtttttggcgtgtgtggaaaactggtgattttgggctttgtgcattgggcatgtttcatgcatcttgtttgagttatatgtgtttttatctggtagtgtttggggttttacttacctgcggaaccatttgtggttccgtagcttttggtgcaggagttgaggaggaggaggaagaggctgagcccgaggatgcggctccgccgggttgctgatgttatctttttatttgtttaaaactgcatttgtgttttgtaatattttatctatgtatgttttaaacagcttgtattacgttaagaaaaattctggtacttagttatgactttcttatccgctgcgtgtctctctgtacacaattgctgccttgcacacactcggcacccgtcgatggaatggtgacccggggtgtcaccatccggacgtctcaatttccccgtgttcgggcgtggggattttgggggcatcacacacATTAAACACACcagtaattaagaaaattgtCTATTTACCTACTAAACataaaaacttatattaaagatatttatatttctttatttttttaatatttataataaataataccaTGACTTAGATAACATAACAAATGTAAGGATATTCTTGTTggtctctttaaatttatttttaataaaattttgacaaaaaactTATATAGATAATGCTAAATAATATCCATATAATATTTCTCAtatgctcatttttttttaaaaaaaataaaagtatattttactattataaaaataattttttatgtgagtcataaatttacatatattttttttaaaattacttaaGATTTGCACGCTTACAACTAGAACTGCtaatatatttttgaagttATATAGAATTGCTAATATAATGTCGTTACATTTGTTATGTTATCTAATTCATGGtatgtaatatattatttattataaatattaaaaaaaaaacaaatataaatatctttaaaattagtttttatgtttaataGGTAAATAGACGACATTTTTTAATTACTGGTGTGTTAAATGTGTAAGTGGCAGCGTGGAGGATTTGATTTGACTAAAATGAGTGGCATGGTGTGCCATTGgggaaaaaaattgtaaagaaataaagaaaaattctaggaATTTGATTTGTTGATCAACATGTAATAttggctgtttttttttttttttttgaaaggaagatGTAACTTTCATTCATTGAAACAAGTTTTGAATACAAGGGGGACAATCCCCCAGCAAAATACATTCATCTAGATGTGACAGAGCATGCTTGGCCAAACCATGAGCAACGCCATTGCCTCTCCTTGGTACATGTCTAATGGACTAGCTACTGAACTTGGAAAGAAGAAGTTTTATGTCTCTGACCATAAGGCCAACTGAAGACCACTCTTCTGTCTGCTGCACTGCCTTGACTATTCCCAACGAATCACCTTCCAACACAATGTGAGTGAGACCCAGATCAGCACAGAGTGAAGTAGCTCGAAGAACAGCAGCTGCCTCCCCGAGTATGGGATCCGGGAGCGTGGCCTTGCATGCCCACAAAGTAGCTCCCAGAAGGCCCTTGGAGTCTCTGATGACAACCCCAAGTCCCACCCTTGAGTTAGTCTTATCTACAACAAcatcccagtttgctttgaGCACTCCTAGAGGGGGAGGTGTCCACGTTTGAGGGCTCAGATCTTGTTTTGGCTGCTTAACAACTCTTTGCTCAGCTTCTGATCTAATTAGTGCCACTTCtgcttggatctttttggaGAGCCTAGCAGGTGAAGAGAATGAATCCTCAAACACTAGGCAATTTCTTCGATGCCACAACAGTTTGGCTCTTACTGCCATCTCACACAATACTTCAAAGGGAAACTTATCAAGCATAGATTCAAGAAGCTCTCTGAAAGACTCAGCAAAACTACTCATCTTCTGTAATTGTCTCGAGTCTAAATACCATACGTCTTGGGCTGACTTGCATGACCAAAGAGCATGGGAGACTGTCTCATAACAGATAAGCAGTTGTGTTGATGAATGCCAAGAACAAATGTATCATGATCAATAGAAACatgagagggaaaagaaattataCCAGCCATGTTGGAGTGTGCAATAGGGGAAGGAATGTTCTCAATGGACAATTTTTTAGGTTGAGTAGTGGTCTGAACCGAAACTGAGTCATTAGATTTGAGTTGAGACATCTGTCCATTGATTAGAGCCATGAGTTTCTGAATTTGATTTTGGGTTAGGTTCAACTGAGGATTCTCCTGTAGTCCCTATTCCAAAGCTTGAGAGAAAACCTGATTTGCTGAACGTGTGGAAGAAAAATTTCCACACGTTCAGCAAATCAGGTTTGTGCATACAAACACGctcgcacacacacatacacttacatacatacatatacatacatacatacaacatatatacatacatctgtgcatacatacttacacacacacatgcatacatacatccatacatatatgcatacacacacatacacagatgaacatatacatacattcatacactcACAAACATATATAGACTCTTggatacacatacacacacatacacaaacatacatatataaatacatgtgcatatacacacatacacatatacatatggatgcatgattgagtttgaagaggaggaaattagagtaaaggtaatgatcttaaaaatatttgagttattgttatatttttttggttcactttttatggataacatgacttatttttttgttttttttaagtttcagacaaatagtcgaggctttttggtttctctgtcttcttcatttgcttcttttgccgtctcatgttatcatctcttctgcactattactacttaaggtatatcctccgtcccggacaaatttaacttagtagtttattctagttcatttcaaattttaataccatagttaactgttttaattctttaaattttttacaataattcaaatgattgaaactttaatgagatttatattatcaattaatctgaaacattaaatttaattgtttcacttacaaaagaagtatttttttatattgtttattatattataattaatagatattatcttataacaggttttttatattaatagatgttatgttttcaaggcgttgaggcaatttaatcgcaaaagctttggatagtagaacgaaaggcgatatctttatatatttcaatcaactcaactatgcattgcaaggttagtagttacttacgatttatttacttttttctattttgctacacatattttggtactcgcatctaattcaattcttaagtttcatactaacgatattttaaaataaatgaaacgaatgtcatttacaacagaaagacgattgctgcggaatgaatgactcatccaaggttagtaaattaatcactctcttagacttttgtattccataaacgatacacacacaaatacataaacacaaacatacacatacatacaaacacgctcgcacacacacatacacttacatacatacatatacatacatacatacatacaaacaacatatataaatacatctgtgcatacacacttacacacacatgcatacatacatccatacatatatgcatacacacacatacacagatgaacatatacatacattcatacacgcacaaacatacatagaCTCTTggatacacatacacacacatacacaaacataaatatataaatacatgtgcatatatacacacatacacatatacatatggatgcgtgattgagtttgaagaggaggaaattagagtaaaggtaatgatcttaaaaatatttgagttattgttatattttttttgttcactttttatggaaaacatgacttatttttttgttttttttaagtttcagacaaatagtcgaggctttttggtttgactgtcttcttcatttgcttcttttgccgtctcatgttatcatctcttctgcactattactacttaaggtatatcctccgtcccggaaaaatttaacttagtagtttattctagttcatttcaaatttttttaccgtagttaactattttgattctttaaactttttacaataattcaaatgattgaagctttaatgagatttatattatcaattaatctgaaacattaaatttaattgtttgacttacaaaagaagtatttttttatattgtttattatattataattaatagatattatcttataacAGGTTTtctatattaatagatgttattttttcaaggcgttgaggcaatttaatcgcaaaagctttggatagcagaacgaaagacgatatctttatatacttcaatcaactcaactatgcattgcaaggttagtagttacttacgattcatttacttttttctattttgctacacatattttggtactctcatctaattcaattcttaagtttcatactaacgatattttaaaatgaatgaaacgaat
This is a stretch of genomic DNA from Carya illinoinensis cultivar Pawnee chromosome 15, C.illinoinensisPawnee_v1, whole genome shotgun sequence. It encodes these proteins:
- the LOC122296750 gene encoding uncharacterized protein LOC122296750; this encodes MSSFAESFRELLESMLDKFPFEVLCEMAVRAKLLWHRRNCLVFEDSFSSPARLSKKIQAEVALIRSEAEQRVVKQPKQDLSPQTWTPPPLGVLKANWDVVVDKTNSRVGLGVVIRDSKGLLGATLWACKATLPDPILGEAAAVLRATSLCADLGLTHIVLEGDSLGIVKAVQQTEEWSSVGLMVRDIKLLLSKFSS